In Rhodothermus bifroesti, a single genomic region encodes these proteins:
- a CDS encoding LytR C-terminal domain-containing protein, with translation MRRKRTQRPKRWEGLLLVVLLAGVGLLLYALGVRLLAPRVDPAREKNPAQLIGKIIQVEVRNACGVEGVAARTTHYLRQRGFDVVEVGNYTRIEPHSLVIDRVGDLEAARKVAAALGIPEERVQQQIRPDLFLDASVIVGQDYASLAPFQE, from the coding sequence ATGCGGCGTAAGCGGACGCAGCGTCCAAAACGATGGGAAGGTTTACTGCTTGTGGTGCTCTTGGCGGGCGTCGGTTTGCTGCTGTATGCATTAGGTGTGCGCTTGTTGGCCCCCCGAGTTGACCCCGCACGCGAGAAAAATCCCGCGCAGCTTATTGGGAAAATTATTCAGGTAGAAGTGCGAAATGCTTGTGGTGTAGAGGGCGTGGCCGCCCGCACAACGCACTATTTGCGCCAGCGCGGTTTTGATGTAGTGGAGGTCGGCAACTATACGCGCATAGAACCACATTCCCTGGTGATTGATCGCGTAGGTGATCTGGAAGCAGCCCGTAAAGTGGCTGCGGCACTGGGCATCCCTGAAGAGCGCGTCCAGCAGCAAATTCGTCCGGATCTGTTTCTGGATGCCTCAGTGATTGTAGGACAAGACTATGCTTCGCTGGCGCCGTTTCAAGAATAA
- the rsfS gene encoding ribosome silencing factor gives MRQVMAKTRARRRTLLPAHVLAQHAVDAALDKKARDLVVMDMRQVSGVADFFVLCTGESDLQIRAIADAVEERIAQQCQERPWHIEGRDHLQWVLLDYVNMVVHIFTPEKRAFYNLERLWGDAPQESVPETGSGATVRLLQAVAAQMG, from the coding sequence ATGCGACAAGTAATGGCAAAAACACGTGCGCGACGCCGGACATTGCTTCCAGCTCACGTATTGGCGCAGCATGCCGTGGACGCAGCTTTAGATAAAAAAGCCCGCGACCTGGTGGTGATGGACATGCGTCAGGTTAGCGGCGTGGCCGATTTCTTTGTGTTGTGCACCGGTGAATCGGACCTACAAATTCGGGCAATTGCCGATGCGGTGGAAGAGCGCATTGCTCAGCAATGCCAAGAGCGGCCATGGCATATCGAGGGACGGGACCATTTGCAGTGGGTGCTGCTTGACTATGTCAACATGGTCGTGCACATTTTTACTCCAGAAAAACGAGCGTTTTACAACCTAGAACGACTCTGGGGTGATGCCCCTCAGGAATCAGTCCCGGAAACTGGATCGGGGGCTACCGTGCGTCTGCTTCAGGCGGTGGCCGCTCAGATGGGCTGA
- the lipB gene encoding lipoyl(octanoyl) transferase LipB — translation MAEAVVVCRLGRMAYGPAWALQKRLQARLVAAKRREPPEPLPHVFLLVEHPPVYTLGKNGRLEHLLLSEEALRARGAEFFHIDRGGDITFHGPGQLVGYPILDLDRFFTDIHRYLRELEETIIRTCADYGLRATRIAGRTGVWIGPDSRGPERKICAMGIRCSRWVTMHGFAFNLNTDLRYFSFIIPCGIADRGVTSLAAELGHPVDEAAVQARLLHHFANCFNAELTLYDGDAAFHFLNAYLNPREPVSPASVK, via the coding sequence ATGGCTGAAGCTGTCGTTGTTTGTCGGCTGGGGCGTATGGCGTATGGGCCAGCCTGGGCGTTGCAAAAGCGCCTGCAAGCCCGGCTGGTAGCCGCTAAACGTCGCGAGCCGCCCGAGCCCCTTCCTCATGTTTTTTTGCTGGTAGAACATCCCCCGGTGTATACGCTCGGTAAAAACGGTCGGTTGGAGCACTTGCTTCTCTCCGAAGAAGCCCTACGGGCCCGCGGAGCCGAGTTTTTCCATATCGATCGCGGGGGAGATATCACATTTCACGGCCCTGGTCAGCTGGTCGGCTATCCGATCTTAGACCTCGACCGCTTCTTTACCGACATTCATCGCTATCTGCGTGAGCTTGAAGAAACCATCATCCGCACTTGTGCAGACTATGGTTTACGCGCTACGCGCATTGCCGGACGCACTGGTGTGTGGATCGGTCCCGACAGCCGAGGGCCAGAGCGTAAAATCTGCGCCATGGGCATTCGCTGCAGCCGCTGGGTAACCATGCATGGCTTTGCCTTCAATCTCAATACCGATTTGCGCTATTTTTCGTTCATTATCCCCTGCGGCATCGCAGACCGAGGCGTTACTTCCTTAGCAGCTGAGCTGGGTCACCCCGTCGATGAAGCTGCTGTGCAAGCGCGCCTATTGCATCACTTTGCCAACTGCTTCAACGCCGAGCTGACTTTGTATGACGGGGATGCAGCGTTCCATTTTCTCAACGCTTATCTAAACCCACGGGAACCCGTTTCCCCTGCTTCGGTTAAGTGA
- a CDS encoding DUF423 domain-containing protein, translating into MARCFLVLGALTAGMAVALGAFAAHGLAPHVTPERLQTFETGVRYQMYHALALLMTGWMLFSRPSIRLKYAGWAFVGGIGLFSGSLYVLVLANAPHWGAVAPLGGTLWIIGWGLLAWELWKGVLPN; encoded by the coding sequence ATGGCTCGGTGTTTTCTCGTTTTGGGTGCTCTAACAGCGGGTATGGCTGTAGCCTTAGGCGCATTTGCGGCCCATGGGTTGGCGCCGCACGTTACGCCGGAACGGTTGCAGACGTTTGAGACTGGCGTGCGCTACCAGATGTACCATGCCCTGGCACTTTTGATGACAGGCTGGATGCTTTTCTCCCGACCCTCAATAAGGCTCAAATACGCTGGATGGGCTTTCGTCGGAGGCATTGGGCTATTTTCCGGAAGCCTCTACGTCCTGGTACTGGCCAACGCACCCCACTGGGGCGCGGTTGCTCCCTTGGGAGGAACGCTCTGGATTATAGGTTGGGGACTGCTAGCCTGGGAACTGTGGAAAGGTGTGCTGCCTAACTGA
- the sprA gene encoding cell surface protein SprA, with translation MRTVLRAATWGGVLLIGGLCLVGLGRPAPNGALLFLWPPDSLRQDTTGADTLPTPRADRLLPHRQRDLPYARLHPRSRSLTTLVPGTWQRAVVLDSTHLVYHIYERLGRTDVRIPVTLDLKSYRKLRLHQALRQNWQTVQTQRQRQASQQRRSGLGLSIAIPGGRQSAFTTIFGRPEVDLRVNGQADINAGFNYRKSDQQVAFFGRSAQIDPDFKQDLRLGITGTIGDKLRVNVNWDTNNQFDYQNQLKLEYTGYEDEIIQRIEAGNVMLQTPSQLIRGGQSLFGIKAQFQLGGLRLTTVASQEEGQANALSISGGSQTTTFTLQPTDYDEGTHFFLAYYFRNRWEDALADPPNIRIANGFERITEIEVWKLVYPVRDDENVRQVVAIVDLGEPAELLTLADGYTRADVGALPDNRNDRYDDTPGGEVDAFLRNGQANAAAYLKEQRGLTEDDFQTGRFKRLEPGRDYTFDEVLGYLSLNQRLQENEALAVAFRYRAGGRIYQVGDFSSETGGASGGQDENRLVLKLLRPGQLRQPAPATGYNPAVWYLELRNIYRLPGRSINPENFELDIFYRPPGKTAQKYLSELGAQRTLLQLLGLDRLNQDQAPIPDNRFDFLVNFTINPGNGLLIFPFLEPFGKRLAQLIEQTSLPNDQKAALRNQYVFQDLYVQKKENARRNTQHNVYTIEGSYKSAVQDFYDLRAYAGLVQGSVRVTSGGTPLQEGVDFVVDYQGGTVRITNPAYLTPGREIQITYEQNALFNLQKKTLLGMRADYTLGEKLALGATMMRLSQKSPVDKFRLGEEPIANLIWGIDGSFTAQSEWLTRALDALPLLQTREPSELSFSGEFAQLRPGHGQTLAFERTRRELRNAHRDFNIDELRGISYIDDFEGFENTFSLKQPGSWRLASPPDSTARYPAGFVGTLYDSLRTTWRGVFAWYQLSEILVSDLARRAPVYDPEAVRPVLITDVFPNRDVRGELTQTLPTLDIYFNPYMRGPYNYSTDLEDFLAHPEEVWGGMMQPIPQGYTDFNLRNIEFVEFIFRPFPENPERDAGSEAKLYIDLGAISEDVIPNGKLNAEDGLSMTDPSSGFRGDQWSRYPTGIQNNSVDLDLSTRRTEDLGLDGLASYDPSAYPEVYTEQFHFRKFLESLDPNHGDLRYRAEVARALRDPSGDDYQPFDNDAFFNDPELFPSELYPNGVPLQQRFAFYFPGLELNAYETQNQLARGGIRRGNSRIPDTEDLNFNGSLDTENSYFQYEIPLSKAALDSLAQPGREDDYVVGAITNSRGETWYQVRIPVRNYTRKVGNIQDFSLIQTIRVWTTGHRVPITLRFATFELVGSQWRKAEEVAVEERTPSDTLFTNTRVSISSVSNEKNPDIYRTPSGAIISQVRTTTGVVRNAREQALVLRVENLYPGHQRGIYKTFTQGLDLLKYSNLRMFVHLHGTLADGTPLEALAQQDPEGARQKVRLFVRLGANANNDYYEYEQPLMPSSVTSGSSDELWQTFQRWGDRVIDLNSVNILLGAFNELKIARDAAGFPADSVFWNKINGQPTAPGVPDADAFAPPGSRLAVKGNPSLSRITMIIIGVRNPAAENSADPRDRLEEVVVWLNELRVSGYDEKNGYAGLANLNLKLADLGRVRANFRMQTDGFGALSSTLGEREQNNQQSWSIATDINLDRLLPRRYGWSIPFSLQLQSSTTTPRFDPARGDVRLQEVLNQISLDSTRSRSEQAQARQEVLERVQTHNMTRSYSFRVQKQGSKSWLMRTLVDGLNFSYAFAATEGRSPTQRFNTSWRWTTSLSYRLNVRRPRTVRPFAFLDDVPLVGLLAGLQFNYLPQSLSWSGSANRNFSANQDRGPVLPGQRNPTLPDLVISPIREQHSLAHSRNFSLQYNPFTFFNLSFDTNTQQSLNALSVDTVYQVVTRDTVYRGLRMEEAIARGLIAPEDAGVRAFEQYRLQPVPFHRVLRRTLEGAEGLRTDRYQQRFTANLRPDLGRRLNWLRLQDVSYTAQFAWQNGSIQRNTGASVSNQASLSSGLTLQPRELWRKFAFYRKLEEQERQAEQRRRQPQTQQDEDKPRPLIRPPNPIVLLRRLFLAVTGIENLQLSGRANWSSASSNVGRGPIDSVRVAYSLWDALHGRGPSVGYRFGLDRRIDLSNRVLDPSLQVADQLSNDYELRASTSLRLSPTLQVTLNWNVNWNTRTDYSYRPNPNGLVDTTMSNRGSSRASVWAFGASYLDLFRRQLDTYRKDLAQASNPALFGDENGDGRVALTNATVVADFRSAFTHSLGRLGTHTPIPLPSWQINYTGLSNWPLFRSLAQGVTLRHGYSADYSSDYRTNLNALSDDPSVAFGTFSLGNRRIRYRFSRYEVSAVRINERYQPLLGLDITWKNRLQTNLSWSQSRSYSLSTNNEINASKTGELTLNLNYQVQGLRIPFLPIKRLQNRVGISLSLSRATTDERRYSLFRALQAAADNPEAFDPHNALSPDFAPRLTSWTRTTIAPQISYQFSNRVSAAFQLRYERFESADSRVPSSTTMQGGFNVRVSISN, from the coding sequence ATGCGTACCGTGCTGCGTGCTGCTACATGGGGTGGGGTTCTGCTCATCGGAGGGCTTTGCCTGGTAGGATTGGGCAGGCCGGCGCCTAATGGTGCCCTGCTTTTTCTCTGGCCTCCAGATAGCCTGCGGCAAGACACCACAGGCGCCGATACGCTGCCTACACCACGGGCCGATCGGCTTTTGCCCCACCGACAACGCGACCTCCCCTATGCCCGCCTGCATCCCCGCAGCCGTTCACTTACTACGCTCGTTCCTGGAACGTGGCAGCGTGCGGTTGTACTAGATTCAACCCACCTGGTCTACCATATCTACGAGCGTCTAGGCCGCACCGACGTGCGCATACCTGTAACGCTCGACCTAAAAAGCTACCGAAAGCTACGTCTGCACCAAGCCTTGCGCCAAAACTGGCAAACGGTCCAAACGCAACGGCAACGCCAAGCCAGTCAACAACGCCGCAGCGGCCTAGGCCTTAGCATTGCTATCCCAGGTGGCCGGCAAAGCGCCTTTACTACGATTTTTGGGCGACCTGAAGTCGACCTGCGCGTTAACGGCCAAGCCGACATCAATGCTGGTTTCAATTACCGAAAAAGCGACCAACAGGTCGCCTTCTTTGGCCGCTCGGCCCAGATCGATCCAGACTTCAAACAAGATCTGCGCCTAGGGATTACGGGCACCATTGGCGACAAACTCCGCGTTAACGTCAACTGGGACACCAACAACCAGTTCGACTACCAAAATCAGCTCAAGCTAGAGTACACCGGCTATGAAGATGAAATCATTCAGCGCATTGAAGCTGGAAACGTGATGCTCCAAACCCCCTCCCAGCTTATCCGTGGGGGGCAAAGCCTGTTTGGGATCAAAGCACAATTTCAGCTCGGCGGCCTACGGCTCACTACCGTTGCCAGCCAAGAGGAAGGTCAAGCGAACGCCCTAAGCATTAGCGGCGGTTCACAAACCACCACCTTTACTCTGCAACCGACCGACTACGACGAGGGGACGCACTTTTTCCTGGCCTACTACTTCCGCAACCGCTGGGAAGATGCCCTAGCCGATCCCCCTAACATCCGCATCGCCAACGGCTTTGAACGCATTACCGAAATTGAAGTCTGGAAGCTCGTCTATCCTGTTCGCGATGATGAAAACGTCCGCCAGGTTGTAGCTATTGTCGACTTGGGCGAACCAGCCGAGCTCCTTACCTTAGCCGACGGCTACACCCGGGCAGATGTCGGAGCGCTACCGGATAACCGTAACGACCGCTATGATGATACCCCTGGAGGTGAGGTCGATGCCTTTTTGCGTAATGGGCAGGCCAATGCCGCAGCTTACTTGAAAGAGCAACGGGGTCTCACCGAAGATGACTTTCAAACCGGCCGATTTAAACGACTCGAACCCGGCAGGGACTACACGTTTGACGAGGTGCTGGGTTACCTTTCCCTTAACCAAAGACTGCAAGAAAACGAAGCACTAGCCGTTGCATTTCGCTACCGAGCCGGTGGACGCATCTACCAGGTGGGGGATTTTTCTTCGGAAACCGGGGGGGCCAGTGGAGGACAAGATGAAAACCGCCTAGTCCTGAAGCTGCTCCGTCCCGGTCAGCTTCGCCAACCTGCTCCAGCGACAGGCTACAATCCAGCAGTCTGGTACCTTGAACTGCGCAACATCTACCGCCTACCCGGACGCAGCATCAATCCCGAAAACTTTGAACTGGATATTTTTTACCGGCCACCTGGGAAAACAGCCCAAAAATATCTGTCTGAGCTAGGCGCGCAGCGCACCTTGTTGCAACTCTTAGGACTTGACCGACTCAACCAAGACCAAGCTCCTATCCCAGACAACCGGTTCGATTTTCTGGTGAACTTTACGATCAATCCTGGCAACGGCCTGCTCATTTTTCCATTTCTAGAACCCTTCGGCAAACGCTTAGCCCAACTCATCGAGCAGACCAGCTTGCCCAACGATCAAAAAGCCGCACTGCGCAACCAATACGTCTTTCAGGACCTCTACGTGCAGAAAAAAGAAAATGCCCGGCGCAACACGCAACACAACGTGTACACGATTGAGGGTTCCTACAAAAGCGCCGTGCAGGATTTCTACGACTTACGTGCCTATGCTGGGCTGGTCCAGGGTTCTGTCCGTGTTACTTCAGGGGGTACACCCCTTCAGGAAGGGGTAGACTTCGTGGTCGATTACCAAGGCGGCACTGTGCGCATCACCAATCCAGCCTATCTCACTCCTGGCCGTGAAATTCAAATCACCTACGAGCAAAACGCGCTTTTCAACCTGCAAAAGAAAACGCTCTTGGGCATGCGGGCCGATTACACGCTGGGAGAAAAGCTGGCCTTGGGGGCTACGATGATGCGGTTGAGTCAGAAATCGCCCGTCGACAAATTTCGCCTGGGAGAAGAGCCCATTGCCAACCTGATCTGGGGCATTGATGGTTCGTTTACCGCCCAGTCTGAGTGGCTTACCCGCGCACTCGACGCCCTGCCGCTCCTGCAAACCCGAGAGCCTAGCGAACTGTCCTTCTCAGGCGAATTTGCTCAACTTCGGCCTGGCCATGGCCAGACGCTGGCTTTTGAGCGCACGCGCCGTGAGCTGCGCAACGCGCATCGGGACTTTAACATCGATGAGCTGCGCGGCATTTCCTATATCGACGATTTTGAAGGCTTTGAAAATACCTTCTCGCTCAAACAACCTGGCAGCTGGCGCTTGGCCTCTCCCCCCGATTCGACCGCTCGCTATCCCGCTGGCTTTGTAGGTACGCTTTACGATTCGCTCCGCACTACCTGGCGCGGCGTTTTCGCCTGGTATCAACTTAGCGAGATCCTGGTGTCCGACTTAGCCCGCCGCGCTCCAGTGTATGACCCCGAAGCTGTCCGCCCCGTACTCATCACCGACGTCTTCCCCAACCGAGACGTTCGCGGCGAGCTGACCCAAACGCTACCAACGCTCGATATCTATTTCAACCCGTACATGCGCGGGCCTTACAACTATAGCACCGACCTCGAAGACTTTCTGGCTCATCCGGAAGAAGTGTGGGGCGGCATGATGCAGCCAATCCCTCAAGGCTACACCGATTTCAACTTAAGGAATATCGAGTTTGTGGAATTTATTTTCCGTCCTTTCCCCGAAAATCCTGAGCGGGATGCGGGCTCAGAGGCTAAACTCTACATTGACCTAGGTGCGATCTCTGAGGACGTGATTCCTAACGGCAAGCTCAACGCCGAAGACGGGCTCTCGATGACCGATCCAAGCAGTGGCTTTCGAGGGGACCAGTGGAGCCGCTATCCTACAGGCATTCAGAACAACTCGGTTGACTTAGACCTCAGCACACGCCGCACCGAAGACCTAGGCCTCGATGGCTTAGCCTCCTACGACCCTTCGGCTTATCCTGAAGTGTATACCGAACAGTTTCACTTCCGAAAGTTTTTGGAAAGCCTTGATCCCAACCATGGGGACCTGCGCTACCGCGCAGAAGTAGCGCGGGCATTGCGCGACCCTTCGGGAGACGACTACCAGCCCTTTGATAACGATGCCTTTTTCAATGACCCTGAACTTTTCCCTTCCGAGCTTTACCCGAATGGGGTTCCCCTACAGCAGCGGTTTGCGTTTTATTTTCCTGGCCTGGAACTCAATGCCTATGAAACCCAGAACCAACTCGCTCGCGGCGGCATTCGGCGGGGCAATTCCCGCATTCCCGATACCGAAGACCTGAATTTTAACGGCTCCCTGGATACCGAAAACAGCTACTTTCAGTATGAAATTCCGCTCAGCAAAGCAGCGCTCGATTCGTTAGCCCAACCCGGGCGTGAAGACGACTACGTGGTTGGTGCCATTACCAATAGCCGGGGGGAGACCTGGTACCAGGTCCGCATCCCTGTCCGCAATTACACACGTAAAGTGGGCAATATCCAGGATTTTTCGCTCATTCAGACCATTCGGGTGTGGACGACGGGCCACCGTGTTCCGATCACGTTGCGTTTTGCTACCTTTGAGCTGGTAGGCAGCCAGTGGCGTAAAGCTGAAGAAGTGGCTGTTGAAGAGCGCACACCTTCGGATACGCTGTTTACCAACACCCGGGTGAGCATCTCCAGCGTCAGCAACGAAAAAAATCCAGATATTTACCGTACGCCCAGCGGAGCCATTATCAGCCAAGTGCGCACTACCACAGGCGTTGTCCGCAACGCCCGCGAGCAAGCCCTTGTCCTTCGCGTCGAAAACCTTTATCCCGGCCACCAGCGCGGCATCTACAAAACGTTTACCCAAGGGCTGGATTTACTCAAGTATTCCAACCTGCGCATGTTCGTCCACCTGCACGGCACTTTAGCCGATGGCACTCCCCTAGAAGCTCTGGCGCAACAAGACCCTGAAGGCGCTCGCCAGAAAGTACGGCTTTTTGTGCGCCTGGGTGCCAACGCCAATAACGACTACTACGAATACGAACAGCCCCTGATGCCCAGCTCCGTTACCTCGGGCAGCAGCGATGAGCTATGGCAGACCTTTCAACGATGGGGCGACCGGGTGATTGACCTCAACTCGGTCAATATCCTGCTGGGGGCCTTCAACGAACTTAAAATCGCCCGTGATGCAGCAGGCTTCCCGGCCGACAGCGTTTTCTGGAACAAAATCAACGGTCAGCCTACGGCGCCAGGCGTCCCCGATGCCGATGCTTTTGCCCCACCCGGCAGCCGACTGGCGGTCAAAGGCAATCCATCGCTCAGTCGCATCACGATGATCATCATCGGCGTGCGCAATCCGGCTGCTGAAAACAGTGCCGATCCGCGCGATCGTCTCGAAGAAGTCGTTGTGTGGCTCAACGAGCTGCGTGTTTCGGGATACGACGAAAAAAATGGCTATGCGGGTTTGGCTAACCTCAACCTTAAGCTGGCCGACCTTGGCCGCGTGCGGGCGAACTTCCGCATGCAAACCGACGGCTTCGGTGCGCTCTCCAGCACTTTAGGGGAACGTGAGCAAAACAATCAACAGAGCTGGAGTATTGCCACCGACATTAACCTAGACCGGCTGCTGCCGCGCCGCTACGGTTGGTCTATCCCGTTCTCGCTGCAGCTTCAGTCCAGCACCACCACACCTCGCTTCGATCCGGCACGGGGCGACGTGCGCCTCCAGGAAGTGCTAAACCAGATCAGTCTCGACAGCACGCGCTCCCGCAGTGAGCAGGCCCAGGCCCGCCAAGAGGTGCTCGAGCGCGTACAGACGCACAACATGACGCGCTCCTACAGCTTCCGGGTCCAAAAACAGGGCTCTAAGTCTTGGCTCATGCGCACGTTGGTTGATGGGCTCAATTTCAGCTATGCCTTTGCGGCAACCGAAGGACGCAGTCCAACGCAGCGCTTTAATACGTCCTGGCGCTGGACGACTTCTTTAAGCTACCGGCTTAACGTCCGTCGTCCCCGCACAGTACGTCCTTTCGCTTTCTTAGACGACGTGCCTTTGGTAGGCCTGCTGGCTGGGCTGCAGTTTAATTACCTTCCCCAAAGCCTTTCTTGGTCGGGCAGCGCCAACCGCAACTTTTCCGCCAACCAAGATCGTGGACCTGTGCTGCCTGGCCAGCGCAATCCTACGTTGCCAGATCTGGTCATCAGCCCTATTCGGGAGCAGCATAGCCTGGCACACAGCCGAAATTTCAGCCTACAGTACAACCCCTTCACGTTCTTCAACCTCAGCTTCGACACCAACACGCAGCAGAGCCTCAATGCGCTGAGCGTTGACACCGTCTATCAGGTGGTCACGCGCGACACGGTTTATCGCGGCCTGCGTATGGAAGAGGCGATTGCTCGCGGCTTAATCGCACCGGAAGATGCAGGCGTGCGGGCTTTCGAGCAATACCGTCTCCAGCCGGTTCCCTTCCACCGCGTCTTGCGGCGCACACTTGAAGGTGCCGAAGGTTTGCGCACCGATCGCTACCAGCAACGGTTCACCGCAAATTTGCGCCCCGACTTAGGCCGTCGCCTAAACTGGCTGCGCTTGCAAGACGTGAGCTACACAGCACAGTTTGCCTGGCAAAACGGCTCCATTCAGCGTAACACAGGAGCCAGCGTTTCTAACCAGGCGTCGCTGAGCAGCGGTCTTACACTACAACCCCGGGAGCTCTGGCGCAAGTTTGCTTTCTACCGCAAGCTGGAAGAGCAAGAGCGTCAAGCCGAACAGCGCCGCCGTCAGCCTCAGACGCAACAAGACGAAGACAAACCTCGGCCGCTGATTCGTCCACCCAACCCCATTGTCCTGCTCCGCCGGCTCTTTTTGGCTGTGACTGGCATCGAAAACCTGCAGCTTTCTGGTCGCGCCAACTGGAGCAGCGCTTCAAGCAACGTGGGCCGAGGGCCTATCGACAGCGTACGCGTCGCCTATAGCCTTTGGGATGCCTTGCACGGGCGTGGACCTTCGGTCGGTTATCGCTTTGGCCTAGACCGCCGCATCGATTTATCCAATCGCGTACTCGACCCTAGTCTCCAGGTGGCCGACCAGTTATCGAACGACTATGAACTTCGGGCTTCGACCTCGCTGCGGCTGAGTCCAACGCTTCAGGTGACGCTCAACTGGAACGTTAATTGGAACACGCGCACGGACTATTCCTACCGTCCCAACCCCAACGGTCTTGTAGACACCACCATGAGCAATAGAGGAAGCAGCCGCGCTTCAGTTTGGGCCTTTGGCGCTTCTTACCTCGACCTTTTCCGTCGCCAGCTGGATACCTATCGAAAAGATTTAGCCCAAGCTTCTAATCCTGCCCTCTTTGGCGACGAAAACGGGGACGGGCGCGTGGCGCTGACCAATGCCACTGTAGTCGCCGACTTCCGAAGCGCCTTCACGCACAGCTTGGGTCGGCTTGGCACGCACACCCCTATCCCCCTACCAAGCTGGCAGATCAACTATACAGGGCTGTCTAACTGGCCCTTGTTCCGCAGCCTGGCCCAAGGCGTCACGCTGCGCCACGGCTACAGTGCCGACTACAGTAGTGACTATCGCACCAACCTAAACGCCCTCTCCGACGATCCCAGCGTTGCCTTTGGCACGTTTAGCTTAGGCAATCGCCGCATTCGCTATCGCTTCTCGCGTTATGAAGTCAGCGCCGTGCGCATTAACGAGCGCTACCAACCCCTCCTAGGCTTAGACATTACCTGGAAAAATCGGCTTCAGACCAACCTCTCCTGGTCTCAAAGCCGCAGCTATTCGCTCTCGACCAACAACGAAATTAACGCCAGCAAAACCGGAGAGCTCACGCTGAACCTGAACTACCAGGTTCAAGGTCTACGCATCCCGTTTTTACCAATCAAACGCCTCCAAAACCGCGTTGGGATAAGCCTAAGCCTTTCACGGGCTACGACCGATGAGCGTCGCTACTCGCTGTTTCGCGCCCTACAGGCAGCAGCTGACAATCCCGAAGCCTTCGACCCCCACAATGCCCTCAGTCCCGACTTTGCCCCACGGTTAACGTCCTGGACACGTACAACCATTGCACCCCAGATCTCCTATCAGTTCAGTAACCGCGTATCGGCCGCCTTTCAGCTCCGTTACGAACGCTTCGAAAGCGCCGACAGCCGCGTTCCCTCTTCGACCACCATGCAAGGTGGCTTTAACGTGCGCGTGAGCATCTCCAACTAA